Part of the Sphingobacterium sp. LZ7M1 genome, GACCAAGGTAAAGTCAAGCTGAAATCGTGAAAAAATCTCCTATCCTAAATGGAAATTATTGGAAATAGGATGCCTTTTTTGTTCATATAAAAGGCCTGAATTCCGTAAATCCAGGCCTTAATTTTATCTTATTTATTCTTTTATCCTAAAGAAGCGGTAATTAACCTCAGGAATTCAGATCGGGTAACATCGTTTTGGAAGGCACCGGTAAATGCTGAAGTGGTGGTTACAGAGTTCTGTTTCTGCACGCCGCGCATCGCCATGCACATATGTTTACACTCAATCACAACGGCAACACCCGCTGGCTTAAGGGTCTCTTGGATACAGTCACGGATTTCATTGGTCAATCTTTCCTGTACCTGTAATCTCCTAGCGAATACATCCACAACACGAGGAATCTTGCTCAAGCCTACGATATGGCCGTTAGGAATATAGGCAATATGGGCTTTTCCAAAGAAAGGAAGCATATGGTGCTCACACATGGAATAGACCTCTATATCTTTTACAACCACCATTTGGCTGTACTCTTCTTCGAACATTGCACTGCGCAATAGCTCAGCAGCATCCACATCATATCCATGGGTTAAAAACTGAAGGGCTTTTGCTACACGTTCAGGTGTTTTGATCAATCCATCACGCTTAGGGTCTTCGCCCAGGGCTTGAAGAATATCTGTATAATGTTCTGCAATTCGTTCAACATTCTTTTCGTTGTATTGGTCGATCTTTAAATAACCGTCCTGCTCTTCTTCTTCAAATTGTTGAAATTTGCTCATTCTAAGATTGGTTTTTAGGTGAATTATTCGCCGAAGTATTCGACATAATTATTTTCGGTTTCATGGAGTCTGACTGCATGCAAAAACACTTTCTCTTTTTCGAAGAAAGGCTTTAGGATATTGAATATTTCAATGGCAATCACCTCGGTAGATGCCATTTTTCCTTGCATGAAATCTACATCCAGATTGACGTTCTTATGGTCCAATTTGTCAATAACCTCTCTGATAATAATATCCTTCATCAACTTCAGGTCGATCAAAAACCCTGTTTCAGGATTGACCAGGCCTTTAACAGTCACAAATAAGTCATAGTTATGACCGTGCCAGTTTGGGTTTGAGCAATTACCGAAAACACGCTCATTCTCCTCCAGTGACCAGTCTTCACGATAGAGCTTGTGGGCAGCATTAAAGCGTTCGCGTCGTGTTATATAAATCATAATGACAAAGATAAAGTAAATTACCGTAAATTAGTACTTTGAGCCACATATATGAAAACTCTCGTAGTAGCAGCAACGGAACTAGAAATAGCCGCATCCATTCCCACATTTATAGAAACGAAGACAGATTATTTGGTAACTGGCGTTGGTATGGTCGCCACGGCCTTTTCTTTGGGGCAATACCTTCAGGGGAAATCCTATGACCTGCTGATCAACGTGGGTATTGCCGGAACATTTAACCCTTATCATAAACTAGGGGCAATGCTGAAGATCAAGACCGACCAGGTTTTTGAGTTTGGAGCTGAGAATGATCAGGATTTTATCCCGATCGATAGCCTTGGCTTTGGCCAATCTATCTTTGTAGAAAGCTTACCCGAGCAAGCCTTGCCTGCCGAGTTTTATGAAATCCCTTATGTGGATGCCATTACGGTCAATAAGTCCCACGGATCTGAAAACAGCATTGACAGGATCAAAAAGGAGCATGGCTTGAACATATTGGAAAGCATGGAAGGTGCTGCTTTTTTCTATGCAGCGAATAAATTGAGGATTCCTTGTGTCCAAGTACGGTCAATTTCCAACCTAGTGGAAAAGAGAAATGTAGAAAATTGGAACATCCCTTTGGCGCTAAATGAGCTGAATTCTTGGCTACAGCGGTTCCTAATTGCTCTACAAGATCAAAAACCCCTTTTGTAAATCGATTGTGTAGACCCATTTACATCGAAAATAGTACAATGCCACTACGAAAATTCGAGAAATAATAGTATTTTTGCGTATCTAAACAAAATTCACTATCTGTAATACTGATGAGAGAAATACAATTCAGAGAAGCGCTTCGTGAAGCGATGAACGAAGAAATGCGTAAAGACGAAACAATCTTTTTAATGGGCGAGGAAGTCGCTGAATATAATGGTGCATATAAAGTAAGTCAAGGTATGCTTGATGAGTTTGGTGCAAAACGTGTTATTGACACTCCAATTGCTGAGCTTGGTTTTGCAGGTATCGGCGTGGGTGCGGCGATGAACGGTTTAAAGCCGATCATTGAATTCATGACTTTCAACTTCTCACTGGTTGCTATTGACCAAGTTATCAACGCTGCGGCAAAGATCCACCAAATGAGTGGTGGTCAGTTCTCTTGTCCGATCGTATTCAGAGGTCCGACCGGTAATGCTGGTCAATTAGGTGCGCAGCACTCTCAAAACTTTGAAAACTGGTATGCGAATACACCAGGATTGAAAGTGGTTGTTCCTTCAAACCCTTACGACGCTAAAGGATTGTTGAAATCAGCGATCATCGATCCAGATCCAGTTATTTTCATGGAATCTGAGCAGATGTACGGTGATAAAGGCGAGGTTCCTGAAGAGGAATACTACTTGCCTATCGGTAAAGCAAATGTAGTAAAAGAAGGTACTGCAGTAACTGTAGTTTCATTCGGTAAGATGGTTCCTCGTGTTGTTATTCCAGCAGTTGAGGAATTGGAGAAAGACGGTGTAAGTGTGGAATTGATCGACTTACGTTCGGTACGTCCAATCGACTTCGCTACCATCATCGAATCTGTTAAGAAAACAAATCGTTTAGTAATCGTAGAAGAAGCTTGGCCTTTGGCTTCAATTTCTTCTGAAATTACTTTCCACGTTCAAAAACATGCATTCGATTACCTAGATGCTCCAGTAATTCGTGTTACTTCAGCTGACGTTCCTCTAGGATATGCACCTACTTTAGTTGAGGCATCATTGCCAAGTATTGCGAAAGTGGTTAAAGCGGTAAAAGAAGTTTCTTATATCAAAAAATAAGAAATACAAGATAATGGAAGCCCTGGTATGAAAATACCGGGGCTTTTTGTTATAGAGTTTCTGCACTGAAAACTTTGTGTTCTGCAAAAAAATAGTATTTTTAAAGAACTAAATTCAAAAGAATGAAAAAATTACTGATCCTTTTCCTACTTACTTCAGCAGCATTAGTTTCTAAAGCTCAGGAAGTTGATTTTACTATGAAGATGCCTTTGAACAAGCCATTTAAGTCCGTTACCAACATGAAAATGGATATTGAAGGAGAGCAGAGCATGATCATGGATATGGTAATGAAAAGCACCATAAATGTGTCTAAATACGAAAGTCCGAACTATACCATGGAAAACACCACAGACGCCATTAAGGTGGATATGGATGCTGGGATGATGACCATCAGCTATGATTCTGAAAAACCTTCGGATGACCCTACGGCCGCAATCATGGCCGCTCAGTTTGAAAAGTTGCTAGGCAAAAAAATGACCATTA contains:
- the folE gene encoding GTP cyclohydrolase I FolE, whose translation is MSKFQQFEEEEQDGYLKIDQYNEKNVERIAEHYTDILQALGEDPKRDGLIKTPERVAKALQFLTHGYDVDAAELLRSAMFEEEYSQMVVVKDIEVYSMCEHHMLPFFGKAHIAYIPNGHIVGLSKIPRVVDVFARRLQVQERLTNEIRDCIQETLKPAGVAVVIECKHMCMAMRGVQKQNSVTTTSAFTGAFQNDVTRSEFLRLITASLG
- a CDS encoding 6-carboxytetrahydropterin synthase: MIYITRRERFNAAHKLYREDWSLEENERVFGNCSNPNWHGHNYDLFVTVKGLVNPETGFLIDLKLMKDIIIREVIDKLDHKNVNLDVDFMQGKMASTEVIAIEIFNILKPFFEKEKVFLHAVRLHETENNYVEYFGE
- the mqnB gene encoding futalosine hydrolase; translated protein: MKTLVVAATELEIAASIPTFIETKTDYLVTGVGMVATAFSLGQYLQGKSYDLLINVGIAGTFNPYHKLGAMLKIKTDQVFEFGAENDQDFIPIDSLGFGQSIFVESLPEQALPAEFYEIPYVDAITVNKSHGSENSIDRIKKEHGLNILESMEGAAFFYAANKLRIPCVQVRSISNLVEKRNVENWNIPLALNELNSWLQRFLIALQDQKPLL
- a CDS encoding pyruvate dehydrogenase complex E1 component subunit beta — its product is MREIQFREALREAMNEEMRKDETIFLMGEEVAEYNGAYKVSQGMLDEFGAKRVIDTPIAELGFAGIGVGAAMNGLKPIIEFMTFNFSLVAIDQVINAAAKIHQMSGGQFSCPIVFRGPTGNAGQLGAQHSQNFENWYANTPGLKVVVPSNPYDAKGLLKSAIIDPDPVIFMESEQMYGDKGEVPEEEYYLPIGKANVVKEGTAVTVVSFGKMVPRVVIPAVEELEKDGVSVELIDLRSVRPIDFATIIESVKKTNRLVIVEEAWPLASISSEITFHVQKHAFDYLDAPVIRVTSADVPLGYAPTLVEASLPSIAKVVKAVKEVSYIKK